In Saccharicrinis fermentans DSM 9555 = JCM 21142, a genomic segment contains:
- a CDS encoding ATP-binding protein, whose amino-acid sequence MVANWYGVDEVIKDKVNHFYRGLRVFCAAYDKQYPNKIALGQKLAVVICSFKETDSGRYLQLTDTLNIQNNNISQIVSMAFDKDGNLWLASYNEGIFLIRFKDKDLKEYQITRFTEKNGLPKEIQEPFITNFNQKINIGTQKGIYKVVLPPMGGSDSLIHFTHDSFWGDTFTKDSSAVSMIKQIDSTSYFITGNKTGVLSVDNNKAYFDWKPFLKLGAISSISVENKRYLNIGQFESFCIFDRQIEKDYNRPFNVLIRKVVISSNDSLLFDGTFFKKEEHKIFNSQPQTLVPTLDNKYNSLKINFSACYFESSSQNQYSYMMEGFDNDWSPWSSEPSAVYTNIPHGKLKFKVKAKNVFGTISNIETYSFIVKPAWYQTKWAYISYCLLSILIIALITKLYSHHLMIKNMRLETVVKKRTHELEETIEKLKETQSTLIQQEKMASLGILTAGVAHEINNPLNYILGGYTGLDFYFQENKIEDEDVQLLMDSIKTGVDRAADIVSGLNQFSRTQNTFDEKCDLHSILDNSILMIKHLLKNRIEMVKNYTAESSIVSGNVGKLHQVFINILTNACQAIKKDGIITVTTTTLDQSLIIEIKDNGEGIQSDILDKITDPFFTTKEPGQGSGLGLSITYRIIEEHKGKLQFKSELKKGTTAIITLPLIPTKNAKN is encoded by the coding sequence TTGGTAGCCAATTGGTATGGTGTTGATGAAGTAATCAAAGATAAAGTAAATCACTTTTACAGAGGGTTAAGAGTATTTTGTGCCGCCTATGATAAGCAATATCCTAACAAGATAGCATTGGGACAAAAACTGGCAGTTGTAATCTGTTCATTTAAAGAAACAGATTCTGGTAGGTACCTGCAACTAACCGACACTTTGAATATTCAGAATAATAATATTAGTCAGATTGTATCCATGGCATTTGATAAAGATGGCAATTTATGGTTAGCTTCCTATAATGAAGGGATATTTCTGATTCGATTCAAAGATAAGGATCTAAAAGAATATCAAATCACGCGCTTCACCGAAAAAAATGGTTTACCAAAAGAAATACAAGAACCATTTATAACCAATTTTAATCAAAAAATAAATATTGGCACACAAAAGGGAATATACAAAGTGGTATTACCCCCTATGGGCGGCTCTGATTCACTCATTCATTTTACACATGACAGTTTTTGGGGTGACACATTTACCAAGGATTCAAGTGCTGTTAGCATGATCAAACAAATTGATAGCACTTCTTATTTTATTACTGGGAATAAAACAGGGGTATTGAGTGTTGACAATAACAAAGCGTATTTTGACTGGAAACCGTTTTTAAAACTAGGAGCCATCAGCTCTATTTCGGTAGAAAATAAAAGATATTTAAACATCGGACAATTTGAATCCTTTTGCATATTTGATCGGCAAATCGAAAAAGATTACAATCGCCCATTCAATGTACTTATACGTAAAGTGGTTATTTCTTCCAATGATTCTCTTTTATTTGATGGAACTTTTTTCAAAAAGGAAGAGCATAAGATATTTAATAGCCAACCCCAAACATTAGTACCAACTTTGGATAACAAATACAACTCCCTAAAGATAAATTTTAGCGCTTGCTATTTCGAATCTTCCTCCCAAAACCAATATAGCTATATGATGGAAGGTTTCGATAACGATTGGAGCCCTTGGTCTTCAGAACCGTCAGCAGTTTATACAAATATTCCGCATGGCAAACTAAAATTTAAAGTAAAGGCAAAAAATGTATTTGGTACAATTAGCAATATCGAAACCTATTCATTTATTGTTAAGCCGGCATGGTATCAAACCAAATGGGCCTATATCTCATATTGCTTACTTAGTATATTAATCATTGCACTTATCACTAAATTGTACAGTCATCATTTGATGATAAAAAATATGAGATTAGAAACCGTAGTCAAAAAACGAACACATGAGTTGGAAGAAACGATTGAAAAATTAAAAGAAACCCAATCAACTTTAATTCAGCAGGAAAAAATGGCTTCCCTTGGTATTCTCACGGCCGGTGTGGCACATGAAATTAACAATCCTTTAAATTATATTTTAGGAGGATATACAGGGCTTGATTTTTATTTTCAGGAAAATAAAATTGAAGATGAAGATGTTCAATTACTAATGGATAGCATTAAAACAGGCGTTGACAGGGCTGCCGATATTGTATCAGGATTGAATCAGTTTAGCAGAACTCAAAATACTTTCGATGAAAAATGCGATCTTCATTCCATATTAGACAATAGTATATTAATGATCAAGCACTTGCTCAAAAACCGCATTGAGATGGTGAAAAACTACACCGCAGAATCGTCTATTGTTTCAGGAAATGTAGGAAAACTGCATCAGGTATTTATCAATATTCTTACCAATGCATGTCAAGCTATAAAAAAAGATGGTATAATAACTGTTACCACAACAACACTTGATCAATCATTAATCATCGAAATTAAAGACAATGGTGAAGGGATACAAAGTGATATTTTAGATAAAATTACAGATCCGTTTTTCACCACTAAAGAACCAGGTCAAGGATCAGGACTTGGTTTATCCATCACCTATCGAATAATTGAAGAACACAAAGGAAAATTACAGTTTAAATCAGAATTAAAGAAAGGCACTACAGCTATTATAACATTACCACTAATTCCCACAAAAAATGCCAAAAATTAA
- a CDS encoding response regulator — protein sequence MPKIKILYIDDEDINLRLFKINLEKKYQIFTAQNGVQGLEILAQESDIQIVVSDMRMPYMNGEEFISKAKEIYPNIVYYILSGFDITDKIQEFIEKGTIKKHFRKPFNLKEIGLELEKAVSH from the coding sequence ATGCCAAAAATTAAGATTTTATACATAGACGATGAAGATATTAATCTTCGATTATTTAAAATTAATTTGGAAAAAAAATACCAAATTTTCACTGCACAAAACGGTGTACAAGGCTTAGAAATTTTAGCCCAAGAGAGTGATATACAAATTGTGGTTAGCGATATGAGAATGCCATATATGAATGGAGAGGAATTCATAAGTAAAGCCAAAGAAATATACCCGAATATCGTTTATTATATTTTGTCAGGCTTTGATATCACTGATAAAATTCAAGAGTTTATAGAAAAAGGAACCATAAAAAAGCACTTCAGAAAGCCATTTAACTTAAAAGAAATAGGTTTAGAATTGGAAAAAGCAGTATCGCATTAA
- the ald gene encoding alanine dehydrogenase: MIIGVPKEIKPAENRVGMTPAGVLECVKVGHTVYVQATAGEGTDFYDDDYVKAGATILPTIEEVYAIAEMIVKVKEPIEQEYKLIKENQLLFTYFHFASCEPLTKAMINQKAICLSYETVETADKKLPLLIPMSEVAGRMATQEGAKYLERTYKGRGLLLGGVPGVRPAKVLVIGGGVVGTQAAKIAAGMGADVTIMDKNLERLRYLDDVMPANVKTLAANEMLVREMVRKVDLIIGAVLIPGAKAPKLVTRDMLPTMKQGCVLVDVAIDQGGCFETSKPTTHSEPTYIIDDIIHYTVANMPGAVPLTSTLALTNATLPYAIELANKGWKKACQDNSALKLGLNIVKGDVVYEGVSSAFDLPYRPVEEVL, encoded by the coding sequence ATGATTATAGGTGTTCCAAAGGAAATTAAACCTGCTGAAAATAGGGTAGGTATGACTCCAGCTGGGGTGTTGGAGTGTGTTAAAGTAGGTCATACCGTGTATGTTCAAGCAACGGCGGGAGAAGGTACTGATTTTTATGATGATGATTACGTAAAGGCAGGAGCTACTATTTTACCCACAATAGAAGAGGTATATGCTATTGCAGAGATGATCGTTAAGGTTAAAGAGCCTATTGAACAAGAGTATAAATTGATCAAAGAAAATCAGTTATTGTTCACTTATTTTCATTTTGCGTCGTGTGAGCCATTAACAAAGGCCATGATTAATCAGAAAGCCATCTGTTTAAGCTATGAAACTGTTGAAACAGCGGATAAGAAATTGCCATTATTGATACCGATGTCGGAGGTAGCAGGTAGGATGGCTACTCAAGAGGGAGCTAAATACCTGGAAAGAACCTATAAAGGACGTGGATTATTGCTAGGTGGTGTTCCTGGAGTTCGTCCGGCAAAAGTACTTGTTATTGGAGGTGGAGTTGTTGGTACGCAAGCGGCTAAAATAGCCGCAGGTATGGGAGCTGATGTTACAATAATGGATAAAAACTTAGAACGTCTGCGTTATTTGGATGATGTGATGCCTGCTAATGTCAAAACACTTGCTGCCAATGAAATGTTGGTTCGAGAAATGGTTCGGAAAGTAGATTTGATTATAGGCGCCGTATTGATTCCCGGAGCAAAGGCTCCTAAACTGGTTACACGTGATATGTTACCTACTATGAAACAAGGTTGTGTATTGGTGGATGTTGCCATCGATCAAGGGGGATGTTTTGAGACATCAAAACCTACCACCCATAGTGAACCCACTTATATTATTGATGATATAATTCATTATACTGTGGCTAATATGCCAGGGGCCGTTCCTTTAACATCTACTTTAGCATTAACCAATGCCACATTGCCTTATGCTATAGAACTTGCAAATAAAGGTTGGAAAAAAGCTTGCCAAGACAATTCAGCATTAAAATTAGGGCTGAATATTGTGAAAGGAGATGTGGTTTATGAAGGTGTTTCAAGTGCATTTGATTTACCATACCGTCCGGTAGAAGAAGTATTGTAG
- a CDS encoding glycosyltransferase family 2 protein: MTISIITATYNAGKTLESAILSVINQTYPHIEFIVVDGKSSDETVDIINQYRPFIHQFVSEPDKGIYDALNKGIQMSTGDIVGFLHADDLFDDDTTIETMVGALKNNNADVIYGDLEYVQVNDPTKVIRYWQSKSFKPSLLKMGWMPPHPTLFIKRQIYNEIGSFNLNYKIAADYDFILRLFSNSKYRTTYTPMVITRMRVGGTSNKNIKNILLKTKEDIRALRKNKAGNIFSVIWKNISKLPQFIYNNRSPK, encoded by the coding sequence ATGACCATTTCTATCATAACAGCTACCTACAATGCCGGGAAAACGCTTGAAAGCGCCATTCTATCGGTGATTAATCAAACCTATCCACATATTGAGTTTATTGTTGTGGATGGAAAATCAAGTGATGAAACGGTTGATATTATTAATCAATATCGTCCATTTATTCATCAGTTTGTTTCGGAGCCCGACAAGGGAATATATGACGCTCTCAACAAAGGAATACAAATGTCCACTGGTGATATCGTTGGTTTTTTGCATGCAGATGACCTTTTTGACGATGACACAACTATTGAGACAATGGTAGGTGCACTGAAAAACAACAACGCGGATGTGATATATGGAGACTTAGAATACGTTCAAGTAAATGATCCGACCAAAGTGATAAGGTATTGGCAAAGCAAATCGTTTAAACCATCTCTTTTAAAAATGGGCTGGATGCCCCCTCACCCCACACTGTTCATAAAAAGACAAATTTACAATGAAATAGGCTCATTTAATTTGAATTATAAGATTGCTGCCGATTACGATTTTATCCTACGTTTATTCTCCAACTCCAAATACAGGACAACATACACCCCCATGGTTATTACACGTATGCGCGTGGGAGGCACCAGTAATAAAAACATTAAAAACATACTTTTAAAAACAAAAGAAGATATTCGTGCATTAAGAAAAAACAAAGCAGGTAATATATTTTCTGTAATATGGAAAAATATTTCTAAATTACCTCAATTCATATATAACAACCGAAGTCCAAAATAA
- the hemH gene encoding ferrochelatase, whose product MKRALLIINIGTPDKPEKKAVRRFLFEFLNDRLVIDIPWLLQKILVNLVIIPFRLNNSTQLYQRLWTKKGSPLLYYQSSLVNKLNNQLKGEFDVYSAMRYGNPSMKSVLKEIRKKNYEELIVLPHYPQYATSTTLSTINKVKMELKSWKSKPDVKYVKQFYDHPAFINAFVHNIKKYNVDAYDHVVFSYHGLPDRQVNKLHPGVKSVDCSCHIAMPTHGGNCYKATCYQTTRLMAKELGLEKARYTVSFQSRLSKNWLMPFTDHVLRDLLRQGNKKVLVVSPAFVTDCLETEVEIAYEYHKEFMENGGEKLQLVESLNDSEIWVEGLAEIVNAY is encoded by the coding sequence ATGAAACGAGCGTTGTTAATAATTAATATTGGTACACCTGATAAGCCTGAAAAAAAAGCTGTGCGAAGGTTCTTATTTGAGTTTTTAAACGATAGATTGGTGATTGATATTCCGTGGCTTCTACAAAAAATATTGGTTAATTTGGTTATCATACCCTTTCGTTTAAATAATTCTACGCAGTTATATCAGCGCCTTTGGACTAAAAAAGGTTCTCCTTTATTGTATTACCAATCTAGCTTGGTTAATAAACTCAACAATCAACTTAAAGGTGAGTTTGATGTGTATTCGGCTATGCGATATGGAAATCCTTCTATGAAATCTGTATTGAAGGAAATACGGAAAAAAAATTATGAAGAATTGATTGTTTTGCCACATTATCCGCAATATGCTACATCTACAACACTATCCACAATTAATAAAGTAAAAATGGAACTTAAGAGTTGGAAAAGTAAGCCAGATGTAAAATATGTAAAGCAGTTTTATGATCATCCAGCTTTTATTAATGCTTTTGTTCATAATATTAAAAAATATAATGTTGATGCTTATGATCATGTTGTGTTTTCATATCATGGATTGCCTGATCGTCAGGTAAATAAGCTGCATCCGGGTGTTAAGAGTGTAGATTGTTCCTGTCATATTGCTATGCCAACGCATGGTGGTAATTGCTATAAGGCTACTTGTTATCAAACAACGAGACTTATGGCAAAGGAATTGGGGCTTGAGAAAGCTAGATATACGGTTTCATTTCAAAGTCGACTGAGTAAAAATTGGCTGATGCCTTTTACTGATCATGTTTTGCGAGATCTTTTACGCCAGGGAAATAAGAAGGTATTAGTCGTATCTCCAGCATTTGTGACTGATTGTTTAGAAACGGAAGTGGAAATAGCTTATGAATACCATAAAGAATTTATGGAAAATGGAGGTGAAAAACTTCAATTGGTAGAAAGTCTGAATGATTCTGAGATCTGGGTAGAGGGACTAGCTGAAATTGTGAACGCATATTAA
- the hemG gene encoding protoporphyrinogen oxidase: protein MTDKKVDIVVIGAGLTGLTLAFYLEKAGKKVILLEKNERVGGVIHTEEEDGFVYEKGPNTGVISSEAIVQLFDDLKEKCELVTPKPQAKERWILKNGKWEPISSGLIQAITTPLFRWRDKVKILGEPWRKKGTNPDESLAELVKRRMGKSFLDYAVDPFISGIYAGDATKLITRYAMPKLYNLEQNYGSFVKGSIKKKKESKTALQKRVSREIFSAKGGLNKLISALEQSISDDAIFCGCQQIKVKKEELGFTTEFHSREGEQFRVSSSSVVTTFGGKGLLDILPFVQKKCLNPVANITYAKVVQVVLGYKKWNGKKINAFGGLVPSVEKRNILGVLFPGALFDGRNPEQGAILSVFVGGVKKPEMIEKSDDEIRSMVLDEISSTLESEDQPDLFKVFRYENAIPQYDITTKERYEAISQIENEFEGLFLSGNIKDGIGMADRVKQARELSDRLL, encoded by the coding sequence ATGACGGATAAAAAAGTTGATATTGTTGTTATAGGAGCCGGGTTAACTGGATTAACGCTGGCTTTTTATTTAGAGAAAGCAGGTAAGAAAGTGATTCTGCTGGAGAAAAACGAGCGGGTAGGTGGTGTTATCCATACAGAAGAAGAAGATGGTTTTGTATATGAAAAGGGACCTAATACTGGCGTAATTAGTTCCGAAGCCATTGTTCAGTTATTTGATGATTTAAAAGAAAAATGTGAACTGGTAACGCCCAAACCCCAGGCAAAGGAGAGGTGGATCTTGAAAAATGGTAAGTGGGAGCCTATATCATCAGGCCTGATACAAGCTATTACTACACCATTATTTAGGTGGAGAGATAAGGTGAAGATACTTGGTGAGCCTTGGAGAAAAAAAGGTACCAATCCTGACGAATCATTGGCTGAACTTGTGAAACGTAGAATGGGAAAAAGCTTCTTAGATTATGCTGTTGATCCTTTTATTTCAGGTATATATGCTGGCGATGCCACAAAGTTAATTACGCGGTATGCCATGCCAAAACTTTATAATTTAGAGCAAAATTATGGGAGTTTTGTAAAGGGATCCATCAAAAAGAAAAAAGAATCCAAGACAGCTTTACAGAAGCGTGTGAGTCGAGAGATATTCTCAGCTAAAGGAGGGTTGAATAAACTTATTTCTGCACTGGAACAAAGTATTTCGGATGACGCTATTTTTTGTGGGTGTCAACAGATTAAAGTGAAGAAAGAGGAACTTGGCTTTACAACAGAGTTTCATAGTAGGGAGGGAGAACAATTCAGGGTGAGTTCTTCTAGCGTGGTGACTACTTTTGGAGGAAAAGGATTGTTGGATATTTTGCCCTTTGTTCAGAAAAAATGCTTAAACCCCGTGGCAAATATTACATATGCAAAAGTGGTGCAGGTGGTACTGGGTTATAAAAAATGGAATGGAAAAAAAATAAATGCTTTTGGCGGATTGGTACCAAGTGTAGAAAAAAGAAATATTTTGGGGGTGCTGTTTCCTGGTGCATTGTTTGATGGGCGAAATCCTGAACAAGGAGCAATATTGTCGGTCTTTGTTGGAGGAGTGAAAAAACCTGAGATGATTGAAAAATCGGATGATGAAATTCGAAGTATGGTTCTAGATGAAATTAGCTCTACCTTAGAATCTGAAGATCAACCTGACTTGTTTAAAGTGTTCCGGTATGAGAATGCAATTCCTCAGTATGATATAACAACAAAAGAACGATATGAGGCTATATCGCAAATTGAAAATGAGTTTGAAGGTTTGTTTTTATCTGGTAATATTAAGGATGGTATAGGAATGGCAGATAGGGTGAAACAAGCCAGAGAACTTTCTGATAGGTTGTTGTAA
- the hemN gene encoding oxygen-independent coproporphyrinogen III oxidase gives MKVDKQLLNKYNVPVPRYTSYPPANHFTDDFKESDFKHLLVKSNEEHPHNIAFYIHIPFCAQICHYCGCNALKMGRAEEIKNYIAALKKEISLIISHINKDRKISQIHYGGGTPNAIKANYLKEINDILFEAFDVIDNAEIAIECNPAHLSYSYLDELFEAGFNRFSFGIQDFDECVLKDVNRKPSALPVGDLVRYVKTKNKGFAVNLDFIYGLPGQTAESFCKSIQQAIEIRPDRLVTFSYAHVPWFKEHQKILDAKGLPTADDKLDMFLSAYDLLLKAGYVSIGLDHYALPEDELCLALNKHQLHRNFQGYCTKRTTGQVYAVGVSSISQLSGGYAQNTKSVKEYVRLINENIIPVEKGVLVSNEQKIIRTVINELMCNKFIDWNIVAENLRTNVASIKKLIAYDQSLLEQFKEDGFIDYTEQSIGITELGTMFIRNIVASFDPALRTGNKRYSNSL, from the coding sequence ATGAAAGTAGATAAGCAATTACTCAATAAATATAATGTTCCTGTTCCTCGGTATACCAGTTATCCTCCTGCGAATCATTTTACAGATGATTTTAAGGAGAGTGATTTTAAGCATCTTCTGGTAAAGTCAAATGAAGAGCATCCTCATAATATAGCCTTTTATATACATATACCTTTTTGTGCGCAAATTTGCCATTATTGTGGATGTAATGCATTAAAAATGGGTAGAGCTGAAGAAATAAAAAATTATATCGCCGCACTAAAAAAGGAGATTTCTCTTATTATCAGCCATATTAATAAGGATCGTAAGATTTCTCAGATTCATTATGGTGGAGGCACTCCTAATGCCATAAAGGCCAATTATTTAAAAGAGATTAATGATATTTTATTCGAAGCTTTTGATGTAATTGATAATGCGGAAATCGCGATAGAATGTAACCCTGCTCATTTGTCTTATTCGTATCTCGATGAGCTGTTTGAAGCAGGTTTTAATCGTTTTAGTTTTGGAATACAGGATTTTGATGAATGTGTTTTGAAGGATGTTAATCGCAAACCGTCTGCGTTGCCTGTTGGTGATCTGGTTAGGTATGTCAAGACTAAAAATAAGGGTTTTGCAGTGAATCTAGATTTTATCTATGGTTTGCCAGGTCAAACAGCAGAGAGTTTTTGTAAGTCGATACAACAGGCCATTGAAATAAGACCGGATAGATTGGTGACCTTTTCCTATGCACATGTGCCTTGGTTTAAGGAACATCAGAAAATATTGGATGCAAAAGGATTGCCTACGGCAGATGATAAGTTGGATATGTTTTTGTCTGCCTATGACTTACTTTTGAAGGCTGGTTATGTGTCTATTGGTCTCGATCATTATGCCTTACCTGAAGATGAACTTTGTTTGGCTCTTAATAAACATCAGTTGCATAGAAACTTTCAAGGGTATTGTACAAAGCGAACCACCGGACAAGTTTATGCAGTAGGTGTTTCGTCCATTAGTCAACTCTCTGGAGGATATGCCCAAAATACCAAAAGTGTGAAGGAGTATGTTCGATTGATCAATGAAAATATTATTCCAGTAGAAAAGGGAGTGCTGGTTAGTAATGAGCAAAAAATAATTAGAACGGTGATCAATGAACTAATGTGTAATAAATTTATTGATTGGAATATTGTTGCAGAAAATCTTCGGACTAATGTTGCCAGTATTAAAAAACTAATTGCTTATGACCAGTCTCTTTTAGAGCAGTTTAAAGAGGATGGATTCATAGATTATACCGAACAGTCTATAGGAATCACTGAATTAGGTACTATGTTTATTCGAAATATAGTTGCTTCATTTGATCCAGCTCTGCGTACAGGTAATAAAAGATATTCAAATTCACTTTAA
- a CDS encoding BamA/TamA family outer membrane protein encodes MAAFGLFLPYHKIKSQNTSTKKDTSAQKEISIQKYLKQQSNNSFIHKKLYEWLVVSKDSNISKNEIFAALEKENEKYTNKIIRSIKIKQISPFAKSILDTIGISTSKVGKHLDDLRFETKPSIIKSNLTFKRGEFVNMRKLKDSERILRSLNFITDALIIVEPAIIDTSLVNVLVITQDSYPYGVRLSISGNNAQFGLYSKNALGYGLEVEHKINTQKTEDGRIGLYEHLRWENIYGSFITLDTEFNNTYNSNSQSIGAQKDFFIPEIKYAGGFKISKNFKINHLNKSTGNEYLNNHDHLIQDYWIGRSYLINAENFFNRSNLTILGQTMFSDYYNMVDTLMEFPHYKPNFSIFGSVAFSKRDFYKNQLIYNYGRTEDVPYGFLGSLSFGYNQNDQKNRYYSAAHFSFGKTLIPNKGYLYISSDIQSFFHKGQPEDSRIKLQAKFISSLNRIGVHRLRSFLSASYVNGYHNSYPNYIYINQSNNGLRGYSSHLLKGTQKIVFSNENILFSSKELLGFKMAFFSFFDMAWISNRSKYFNNKPFYSIGGGFRIRNDHLVFNTIQVQLAYFPRIPTDGKEFAHRLTSEQTNSFNQFAPQKPYVDIYK; translated from the coding sequence TTGGCAGCATTTGGTCTTTTTTTACCATATCACAAAATTAAATCACAAAACACCAGCACCAAAAAAGACACAAGCGCACAAAAAGAGATTTCGATTCAAAAATATCTAAAACAACAATCCAACAATAGCTTCATACATAAGAAACTCTACGAATGGCTTGTTGTATCAAAGGATTCAAACATATCCAAAAATGAAATTTTTGCGGCTTTAGAAAAAGAAAATGAAAAGTATACTAATAAAATAATACGATCCATTAAAATAAAACAGATATCTCCATTTGCCAAGAGTATTCTTGATACCATTGGAATTTCAACCAGCAAAGTTGGCAAGCATTTGGATGATTTACGCTTTGAGACAAAACCCAGTATCATTAAAAGTAATTTAACTTTCAAAAGAGGTGAATTTGTTAATATGAGGAAACTCAAGGATAGCGAACGTATTTTACGTTCACTAAATTTTATTACAGATGCCTTAATAATTGTGGAGCCAGCCATTATTGATACTTCATTAGTAAATGTATTAGTAATAACACAGGATAGCTATCCCTATGGTGTTCGACTGTCCATTTCTGGTAACAATGCACAATTTGGACTTTATAGTAAAAATGCCTTGGGATATGGATTAGAAGTAGAGCATAAGATCAATACACAAAAAACAGAAGATGGTCGTATTGGTCTTTATGAACACTTGAGATGGGAGAATATATACGGAAGTTTTATCACCTTAGATACAGAATTCAACAATACATACAACTCAAATTCACAAAGTATTGGAGCCCAAAAAGATTTTTTTATTCCGGAAATAAAATATGCAGGAGGCTTTAAGATATCTAAGAATTTTAAAATCAATCACTTAAACAAATCCACTGGCAATGAATATTTAAACAACCACGATCATCTTATTCAAGACTATTGGATTGGCAGATCATATTTAATAAATGCTGAAAATTTCTTCAATAGATCAAATCTTACCATACTAGGACAGACTATGTTTTCGGATTATTACAACATGGTTGATACACTAATGGAATTCCCCCATTATAAGCCTAACTTCTCCATTTTTGGTTCCGTTGCCTTTTCCAAGCGAGATTTCTATAAGAATCAACTTATTTATAACTATGGAAGAACGGAGGATGTACCCTATGGTTTTCTTGGCTCCTTAAGTTTTGGCTACAATCAAAACGACCAAAAAAACAGGTATTATTCTGCGGCACACTTTTCCTTCGGAAAAACACTCATTCCCAATAAAGGCTATTTGTACATAAGTAGTGATATACAATCATTTTTTCACAAAGGGCAACCAGAAGATTCCCGCATCAAATTGCAAGCAAAATTTATCTCCTCGCTCAATCGTATTGGAGTACATCGCTTACGTTCTTTTCTTTCGGCCAGCTATGTCAATGGATACCACAACAGCTATCCTAACTATATATATATCAACCAATCAAACAATGGCTTAAGAGGATATAGCAGTCACCTTCTTAAAGGTACACAAAAAATTGTTTTTAGTAATGAAAATATACTTTTTTCGAGCAAAGAATTACTGGGATTTAAAATGGCTTTTTTCTCCTTTTTTGATATGGCCTGGATTTCGAATCGCAGTAAATATTTCAACAACAAACCATTCTATTCTATAGGTGGCGGTTTTAGAATCCGCAATGATCACTTAGTATTCAATACCATTCAGGTACAACTGGCCTATTTTCCACGAATACCCACAGACGGTAAAGAATTTGCTCACAGACTTACCAGCGAACAAACCAATAGCTTTAATCAATTTGCTCCCCAAAAACCATATGTTGATATTTACAAATAA